Proteins from a single region of Apium graveolens cultivar Ventura chromosome 7, ASM990537v1, whole genome shotgun sequence:
- the LOC141674232 gene encoding secreted RxLR effector protein 161-like, with protein MDKSHPLTTPIVVRSLESDKDPFRPREDDEEVLGPEIPYLGVIDALMYLANNTRPDITFAVNLLAEFSSAPMDRHCNGIRHIFRYLRGTINFGLLFPKNSTSQLIGYADTGYLSDPHFGKSQTGYVFTYCGTPFPGNLRSRLQ; from the coding sequence atggataaatctcATCCATTGACTACTCCAATAGTGGTTAGATCTTTAGAGTCTGATAAAGATCCATTCCGACCACGAGAAGATGATGAAGAAGTTCTCGGTCCTGAAATCCCATATCTTGGAGTAATTGATGCACTTATGTACCTTGCAAATAATACAAGGCCAGATATTACATTTGCTGTGAATTTATTGGCTGAATTTAGCTCTGCTCCGATGGACAGGCATTGTAATGGGATCAGGCATATATTCCGTTATCTTCGTGGAACAATTAATTTTGGGTTATTATTCCCGAAAAACTCAACATCTCAGTTGATTGGATATGCAGACACTGGATATttgtcagatcctcattttggcaaatcacaaactggatatgtgtttacatATTGCGGTACACCATTTCCTGGAAATCTACGAAGCAGACTACAGTGA
- the LOC141674233 gene encoding wound-induced protein WIN1-like — protein sequence MYEPQKIGWNYLTASVYCATWDANKPLSYRQKYGWTALCGPVGPRGQNSCGKCLQVTNTRTNVKRTVRIVDQCSNGGLDLDVGVFKELDTDGPGNFRGNMNVNYKFVNC from the exons ATGTATGAACCACAAAAAATTGGATGGAATTATCTTACTGCCAGTGTGTATTGTGCAACCTGGGATGCCAATAAGCCCCTCTCGTATAGGCAAAAGTATGGCTGGACTGCCTTGTGTGGCCCCGTCGGACCTCGTGGCCAGAACTCTTGTGGAAAGTGCTTACAG GTTACTAATACTAGGACAAATGTTAAACGAACTGTTAGAATTGTGGATCAGTGCAGTAATGGAGGCCTAGATTTGGATGTCGGGGTGTTCAAGGAATTGGATACAGATGGACCAGGCAATTTTCGAGGCAATATGAATGTCAACTACAAGTTTGTTAATTGCTAA